A DNA window from Streptomyces bacillaris contains the following coding sequences:
- a CDS encoding cysteine hydrolase has translation MVSGQSREQFAALLDPATTVLLTVECQQGVVGPDSALPELARVARSSGALGNIARLVAAAHGSGVQVMHAVAERRPDGRGASRNARLFRAAARLPVQQHTGTTAVRIAPPIEVADEDLVVRRLHGLSPLAGTDVDALLRNLGCRTLVVTGVSANVAIPNAVFDAVNLGYTAVVPSDAIAGVPADYTPAMIRNTLALVATITTTDAILGSWKAPRRRSGPAPTPG, from the coding sequence GTGGTGTCCGGTCAGTCCCGGGAACAGTTCGCCGCCCTGCTCGACCCCGCCACCACCGTACTGCTGACCGTCGAATGCCAGCAGGGGGTCGTGGGGCCGGACAGCGCCCTGCCCGAACTCGCGCGCGTGGCACGGTCGTCGGGCGCCCTCGGCAACATCGCCCGACTGGTCGCCGCCGCCCACGGGAGCGGGGTCCAGGTCATGCACGCCGTCGCGGAGCGCCGCCCCGACGGGCGCGGGGCCAGCCGCAACGCCCGCCTCTTCCGGGCCGCCGCCCGGCTTCCCGTACAGCAGCACACCGGCACCACCGCCGTACGGATCGCGCCGCCCATCGAGGTGGCGGACGAGGACCTCGTCGTACGACGGCTGCACGGGCTCTCGCCGCTCGCCGGGACCGATGTGGACGCCCTCCTCCGTAACCTCGGCTGCCGCACGCTCGTCGTCACCGGGGTCTCGGCCAACGTCGCTATACCCAACGCCGTGTTCGACGCCGTCAACCTCGGCTATACGGCGGTCGTCCCGTCCGACGCCATCGCGGGGGTGCCCGCCGACTACACCCCCGCGATGATCCGCAACACCCTGGCCCTGGTCGCCACCATCACGACCACCGACGCCATCCTGGGCAGTTGGAAGGCGCCCCGCAGACGGAGCGGCCCCGCCCCTACGCCAGGGTGA
- a CDS encoding Rieske (2Fe-2S) protein has product MSAAQEHRVVERRTVVLAVGAVGAAAALTACGGSDGSGGGSGGTGGTDPVEQPGSGGAGGAVLAKTADIPEGGGIVFAAQKVVVTQPRAGEFKAFSATCTHQGCAVKDVTDNVITCPCHNSTFDAATGSPTAGPATQPLPAREISVEGGAITLA; this is encoded by the coding sequence ATGAGCGCAGCGCAGGAGCACCGGGTCGTCGAACGCCGCACCGTCGTCCTGGCGGTGGGGGCGGTCGGGGCGGCCGCCGCACTCACCGCCTGCGGAGGTTCGGACGGGTCGGGCGGCGGTTCGGGCGGCACAGGCGGTACGGACCCGGTCGAGCAGCCGGGGAGCGGCGGGGCGGGCGGTGCCGTCCTGGCGAAAACGGCGGACATCCCCGAGGGCGGCGGCATCGTCTTCGCCGCGCAGAAAGTCGTGGTGACCCAGCCGAGGGCCGGCGAGTTCAAGGCGTTCTCGGCCACGTGCACCCACCAGGGCTGCGCGGTCAAGGACGTCACGGACAACGTGATCACCTGCCCGTGCCACAACTCGACGTTCGACGCGGCGACCGGCAGCCCCACCGCCGGACCCGCCACCCAGCCGCTGCCCGCGCGCGAGATCTCGGTGGAGGGCGGGGCGATCACCCTGGCGTAG
- a CDS encoding snapalysin family zinc-dependent metalloprotease — protein sequence MPRSKWFAAAGTAAAITMIMAPATHAASAPSPTAPARAAAVTTLYYDSTRAPGWEAAITAGVASWNANVANVKLAKVRPGTRAEIQIIATNGWPQATLGPVRPGGQARVELGSLAVTEGHDKTRIAAHEIGHNLGLPDTKPGPCSQLMSGSSAGIGCKNSVPNAAERSRVESAYAGRGAASLTPADGRVLVDAH from the coding sequence ATGCCCCGCTCCAAGTGGTTCGCGGCGGCCGGTACCGCCGCCGCCATCACCATGATCATGGCACCGGCGACCCACGCCGCCTCCGCACCCTCACCGACCGCACCGGCCCGCGCCGCCGCGGTCACGACCCTGTACTACGACTCCACCCGGGCCCCCGGCTGGGAAGCGGCCATCACCGCCGGGGTCGCCTCGTGGAACGCGAACGTCGCCAACGTGAAGCTGGCCAAGGTACGGCCCGGCACTCGCGCCGAGATCCAGATCATCGCCACCAACGGCTGGCCGCAGGCGACGCTCGGCCCGGTCCGCCCCGGCGGCCAGGCCCGGGTGGAACTCGGCAGCCTCGCGGTCACCGAGGGACACGACAAGACCCGCATCGCCGCCCACGAGATCGGCCACAACCTCGGCCTGCCGGACACCAAGCCCGGCCCGTGCTCCCAGCTGATGTCGGGCTCCAGCGCCGGGATCGGCTGCAAGAACTCGGTGCCCAACGCGGCCGAGCGGTCCCGCGTCGAGTCCGCGTACGCGGGCCGTGGAGCCGCTTCGCTCACCCCGGCCGACGGACGCGTGCTGGTCGACGCGCACTGA
- a CDS encoding LysR family transcriptional regulator, giving the protein MDLELRHLRILLAIAEAGSLTRAAAALMLSQPAMTTQLRRIEASFGQPLFERSARGVVPTRAGELVISHARDAVVSADRIRSYRLRPAPGPEPVTVGGSSGPMLSHLTLHLPAVLSNPVTFVQFPATGDAMSRLGDRSIDAACLVDLEGFGTTPADGVVVDVIGLEPVVVILPAGHALAGEARIDLAGLADETWLLPPHDPGCDDYGALVHACAAAGFVPRFSPHRIGDLSILCDLVAQGVGLTLAQGSARAREGVVMRRLAGDPLLGRHLLALHRESPLITSRPLLLGLVRDAFGARCVKPG; this is encoded by the coding sequence ATGGACCTGGAACTGCGGCACCTCCGCATTCTGCTGGCGATCGCCGAGGCGGGCAGCCTGACCAGGGCAGCCGCCGCCCTGATGCTGTCCCAGCCGGCCATGACCACACAACTCCGGCGGATCGAGGCGTCGTTCGGCCAGCCGCTCTTCGAGCGGTCGGCGCGCGGAGTGGTGCCCACCCGGGCAGGCGAACTCGTCATCTCGCACGCCCGGGACGCGGTGGTCAGCGCCGACCGGATCCGCAGCTACCGGCTCCGGCCCGCGCCGGGCCCGGAGCCGGTGACGGTCGGCGGCAGTTCGGGTCCGATGCTGAGCCATCTGACGCTCCACCTGCCCGCCGTCCTGAGCAACCCGGTCACCTTCGTGCAGTTCCCGGCCACGGGGGACGCCATGAGCCGCCTCGGTGACCGGTCCATCGACGCGGCGTGCCTGGTGGATCTGGAGGGCTTCGGTACGACACCGGCCGACGGGGTCGTCGTCGACGTCATCGGCCTCGAACCGGTGGTGGTGATCCTCCCGGCCGGGCACGCCCTCGCCGGCGAGGCCCGGATCGATCTGGCGGGCCTGGCCGACGAGACCTGGCTCCTGCCCCCGCACGACCCCGGCTGCGACGACTACGGGGCGCTGGTCCACGCCTGTGCGGCGGCCGGATTCGTACCACGGTTCTCCCCGCACCGGATCGGCGATCTGAGCATCCTGTGCGACCTGGTGGCCCAGGGCGTCGGCCTGACCCTGGCCCAGGGGTCGGCCCGGGCGCGCGAGGGGGTGGTCATGCGAAGACTCGCGGGTGACCCCCTGCTCGGGAGACATCTGCTGGCCCTGCACCGCGAATCGCCCCTCATCACCTCCCGTCCCCTCCTGCTCGGTCTCGTCCGGGACGCCTTCGGCGCCCGCTGCGTCAAGCCCGGCTGA
- a CDS encoding S1 family peptidase, with the protein MPLPRPLLAAGLALGMAVAAPAFTGTATAAPNPIVGGGQATTTYSFMGSIQVNGGHYCGASLISPGWMVTALHCTYGNGALPPSALRVRIGSNDHLSGGTLASVSQIVRPSNSQSMAGQDIALLRLSSQVANTPVPITATTPPDNTATRLLGWGQTCPQRGCSTGAPRYLKQLDTKVLPDSSCLGMVNSRELCIAGTTSNTACYGDSGGPALVNRNGRLELAGATSRSGSNSSTCGVGGAVYTDLAAWRSWIQQYTGAL; encoded by the coding sequence ATGCCTCTCCCCAGGCCCCTGCTCGCCGCCGGCCTCGCCCTCGGCATGGCCGTCGCCGCCCCGGCCTTCACCGGCACCGCGACCGCCGCCCCGAACCCCATCGTCGGCGGCGGACAGGCCACCACCACGTACTCCTTCATGGGCTCCATCCAGGTCAACGGCGGCCACTACTGCGGCGCTTCGCTGATCTCCCCGGGCTGGATGGTGACGGCGCTGCACTGTACGTACGGCAACGGCGCGCTCCCGCCCTCCGCCCTCCGCGTCCGGATCGGCTCCAACGACCACCTCAGCGGCGGCACCCTGGCGAGCGTCTCGCAGATCGTCCGCCCCTCCAACAGCCAGAGCATGGCCGGCCAGGACATAGCCCTGCTCCGCCTCAGCAGCCAGGTCGCCAACACCCCCGTACCCATCACCGCCACCACCCCGCCCGACAACACCGCCACCCGGCTGCTCGGCTGGGGCCAGACCTGCCCGCAGCGCGGCTGCTCCACCGGCGCACCCCGCTACCTCAAGCAGCTCGACACCAAGGTGCTGCCCGACAGCTCCTGCCTCGGCATGGTGAACAGCCGCGAGCTGTGCATCGCGGGCACCACCTCCAACACCGCCTGCTACGGCGACTCCGGCGGCCCCGCCCTGGTCAACCGGAACGGCCGCCTCGAACTGGCCGGCGCCACCAGCCGCAGCGGCTCCAACAGCAGCACCTGCGGAGTCGGCGGCGCGGTCTACACGGACCTGGCCGCCTGGCGCTCCTGGATCCAGCAGTACACCGGGGCGCTCTGA
- a CDS encoding S1 family peptidase, giving the protein MRLSHPHSMSRRARLMAGATALAAAAALAVPAATASAQPAPKTFSATQLSQTADSVRTADIGGTAWYVDAESGKVVVTVDSTVTEAEIEKIRSEAGANADALEVKHTPGKFSKLIAGGEAITTGGARCSLGFNVQDGAGTKFALTAGHCTNIGSSWSIGTTTGSSFPGNDYGIIRHSDPSAADGRVYLYNGSYQEIDGAADPSVGQSVQRSGSTTGLHGGSVTGLNATVNYGADGIVTGLIQTNVCAEPGDSGGALFSGSTALGLTSGGSGNCSSGGTTFYQPVTEALSVYGVSII; this is encoded by the coding sequence GTGCGACTCTCCCACCCCCACAGCATGTCGAGACGAGCACGACTCATGGCCGGGGCAACCGCCCTCGCCGCCGCCGCGGCACTCGCCGTACCCGCCGCCACGGCGTCCGCCCAGCCGGCTCCGAAGACGTTCAGTGCCACCCAGCTCAGCCAGACGGCCGACTCCGTCCGTACCGCGGACATCGGCGGCACCGCTTGGTACGTCGATGCCGAGTCGGGCAAGGTCGTCGTCACCGTCGACAGCACGGTTACCGAGGCCGAGATCGAGAAGATCCGGAGCGAGGCCGGTGCGAACGCCGACGCGCTCGAGGTCAAACACACGCCCGGCAAGTTCAGCAAGCTCATCGCGGGCGGCGAGGCCATCACCACCGGCGGGGCCCGGTGCTCCCTCGGCTTCAACGTGCAGGACGGCGCGGGCACCAAGTTCGCCCTGACCGCGGGCCACTGCACCAACATCGGCAGCTCGTGGTCCATCGGCACCACGACCGGATCCAGCTTCCCCGGCAACGACTACGGCATCATCCGGCACTCCGACCCCAGCGCGGCCGACGGCCGTGTCTACCTCTACAACGGCAGCTACCAGGAGATCGACGGCGCCGCGGACCCCTCGGTCGGCCAGTCCGTCCAGCGCAGCGGCTCCACCACCGGCCTGCACGGCGGTTCGGTCACCGGCCTCAACGCCACCGTCAACTACGGCGCCGACGGCATCGTCACCGGTCTGATCCAGACCAACGTCTGCGCCGAGCCCGGCGACAGCGGCGGCGCGCTCTTCTCCGGGAGCACCGCTCTCGGCCTCACCTCCGGCGGCAGCGGCAACTGCTCCTCCGGCGGCACCACGTTCTACCAGCCCGTCACCGAGGCGCTCAGCGTCTACGGTGTGAGCATCATCTGA
- a CDS encoding GntR family transcriptional regulator, producing MTANGISISVNHASPVPPYEQLRAQLADLIAVGRLGQGARLPSVRQLASDLGLANNTVVRAYRELEAAGLVRSRRGSGTQVIAPSATTDIEAKLAEHASTYAAAARQLNATNDEALAAIRYALAHLDKP from the coding sequence ATGACGGCCAACGGCATCAGTATCAGCGTGAACCATGCGTCCCCCGTGCCTCCGTACGAGCAACTCCGCGCACAGCTGGCCGATCTCATCGCGGTCGGCCGGCTGGGGCAGGGGGCCAGACTGCCATCCGTACGCCAGCTGGCCTCCGACCTCGGACTGGCCAACAACACCGTGGTGCGGGCCTACCGCGAACTCGAGGCCGCGGGCCTTGTCAGAAGCCGCCGAGGCTCCGGTACCCAGGTCATCGCCCCGTCGGCCACCACCGACATCGAGGCGAAGCTCGCGGAGCACGCAAGCACCTACGCGGCCGCCGCCAGACAGCTCAACGCCACCAACGACGAAGCGCTCGCCGCGATCCGGTACGCCCTCGCACATCTCGACAAGCCGTAG
- a CDS encoding helix-turn-helix transcriptional regulator encodes MSELEALKRVDALLDNVLPPPRVRAQLRLAAGLTQKDVADAVGVQRLAVVRWELGQSHPRRPHREAYAHLLQRLAERFPHAAGPRRGTPTPAPEEGAG; translated from the coding sequence ATGTCCGAGCTGGAAGCCCTGAAGCGGGTCGATGCCCTGCTGGACAACGTCTTGCCTCCGCCGCGCGTGCGCGCCCAACTGCGCCTCGCGGCCGGCCTCACACAGAAGGACGTCGCGGACGCGGTCGGCGTGCAGCGCCTCGCCGTGGTGCGCTGGGAGCTGGGCCAGTCCCACCCCCGGCGGCCGCACCGCGAGGCCTACGCCCACCTGCTCCAGCGGCTCGCGGAACGCTTCCCCCATGCTGCTGGGCCACGTCGGGGCACGCCGACGCCGGCCCCGGAAGAGGGAGCGGGGTGA
- a CDS encoding HipA family kinase: MLEEVVATRYVTPLREGGSLPGIVEADDLGTYVMKFTGAGQGRKTLVAEVICGELGRRLGLRVPELVTIELDPVIGLAEPDQEVQELLKASGGLNLGMDYLPGSLGFDPLAYEVGAAEAGRVVWFDALINNVDRSWRNPNLLVWHGDLWLIDHGATMIWHHNWPGAEASAAKPYNASDHVLAPFAPDIASAAAELAPLVTEELLTDVAADVPDVWLEGEPGFSSADEVRRAYVAPLLARAATIHERITLGAPTADRPSQAPGWLTDRLPPRPKPAEGDGAGAAARTGREGGR; encoded by the coding sequence GTGCTGGAAGAAGTCGTAGCGACCCGCTATGTCACGCCCCTGCGGGAGGGCGGGTCGCTCCCGGGGATCGTCGAGGCCGACGACCTCGGTACGTACGTCATGAAGTTCACCGGGGCCGGTCAGGGCCGCAAGACGCTCGTCGCGGAGGTCATCTGCGGCGAGCTGGGGCGGCGGCTGGGGCTGCGGGTGCCGGAGTTGGTGACCATCGAGCTGGACCCGGTCATCGGGCTCGCCGAGCCCGACCAGGAGGTGCAGGAGCTGCTGAAGGCGAGCGGCGGGCTGAACCTGGGGATGGACTACCTGCCGGGCTCGCTCGGGTTCGACCCGCTCGCCTACGAGGTGGGCGCGGCCGAGGCGGGGCGGGTCGTCTGGTTCGACGCGCTGATCAACAACGTCGACCGGTCGTGGCGCAACCCCAACCTGCTGGTCTGGCACGGCGACCTCTGGCTGATCGACCACGGCGCCACCATGATCTGGCACCACAACTGGCCGGGCGCCGAGGCCTCGGCGGCGAAGCCGTACAACGCCTCCGACCATGTGCTGGCGCCCTTCGCCCCGGACATCGCCTCGGCGGCCGCCGAACTCGCCCCGCTGGTCACCGAGGAGCTGCTCACCGACGTGGCCGCCGACGTCCCCGACGTCTGGCTGGAGGGCGAGCCAGGGTTCTCCTCCGCCGACGAGGTGCGCCGGGCCTACGTGGCTCCGCTGCTCGCCCGCGCCGCCACCATCCACGAGCGGATCACCCTCGGCGCGCCGACCGCGGACCGGCCCTCCCAGGCCCCCGGCTGGCTCACCGACCGGCTGCCGCCCCGGCCGAAACCGGCCGAGGGCGATGGTGCCGGGGCCGCCGCCCGTACCGGCCGGGAGGGGGGCCGATGA
- a CDS encoding DUF3037 domain-containing protein, with the protein MTRRDVFEYALLRVVPRVERGECFNAGVIVYCRAHSFVAARTHLDEAKLRALDPDADVVGVRAALRAVEGVCGGGEGAGQAAGDDPGRRFRWLIAPRSTVVQPGAVHSGLTTDPAGEVERLLDLLVR; encoded by the coding sequence ATGACGCGCCGCGATGTCTTCGAGTACGCGCTCCTGCGGGTCGTCCCCCGGGTCGAGCGGGGGGAGTGCTTCAACGCGGGGGTGATCGTCTACTGCCGGGCCCACTCGTTCGTCGCCGCCCGGACGCATCTGGACGAGGCGAAGCTCAGGGCGCTGGACCCGGACGCCGACGTCGTGGGCGTCCGCGCCGCCCTCCGCGCCGTGGAAGGGGTCTGCGGCGGCGGTGAGGGGGCCGGGCAGGCGGCCGGTGACGATCCCGGGCGGCGCTTCCGCTGGCTGATCGCCCCGCGCTCCACGGTGGTCCAGCCCGGGGCCGTGCACAGCGGGCTCACCACCGACCCGGCCGGTGAGGTGGAGCGGCTGCTCGATCTGCTGGTGCGCTGA
- the fabG gene encoding 3-oxoacyl-ACP reductase FabG: protein MSTTEQRVAIVTGAARGIGAATAVRLAAEGRAVAVLDLDEAACKDTVEKITAAGGTALAVGCDVSDGAQVEAAVARVAAELGAPTILVNNAGVLRDNLLFKMSESDWDIVMNVHLKGAFLMAKAVQAHMVEAKFGRIVSLSSSSALGNRGQANYSAVKAGLQGLTKTLAKELGKFGVTANAVAPGFIVTEMTAQTAARVGMGFEEFQAAAATQIPVQRVGRPEDVANAIAFFAGDDAGFVSGQVMYVAGGPLN, encoded by the coding sequence ATGTCCACCACCGAGCAGCGCGTCGCCATCGTGACGGGAGCGGCGCGGGGCATCGGCGCCGCCACCGCCGTACGCCTGGCGGCCGAGGGCCGCGCCGTCGCCGTACTCGACCTCGACGAGGCGGCCTGCAAGGACACCGTCGAGAAGATCACCGCCGCCGGGGGCACCGCGCTCGCCGTCGGCTGCGACGTGTCGGACGGCGCCCAGGTGGAAGCCGCCGTCGCGCGGGTCGCCGCCGAGCTGGGTGCCCCGACGATCCTCGTGAACAACGCGGGCGTGCTCCGTGACAACCTGCTGTTCAAGATGAGCGAGTCCGACTGGGACATCGTGATGAACGTCCACCTCAAGGGCGCGTTCCTGATGGCGAAGGCCGTCCAGGCGCACATGGTGGAGGCCAAGTTCGGCCGGATCGTCTCGCTCTCCTCCTCCTCGGCCCTCGGCAACCGCGGCCAGGCCAACTACTCCGCCGTGAAGGCGGGGCTCCAGGGGCTCACCAAGACCCTCGCCAAGGAGCTGGGCAAGTTCGGCGTCACCGCCAACGCCGTCGCCCCCGGCTTCATCGTCACCGAGATGACCGCGCAGACCGCCGCCCGCGTCGGCATGGGCTTCGAGGAGTTCCAGGCGGCCGCCGCCACCCAGATCCCCGTGCAGCGCGTCGGCCGCCCCGAGGACGTCGCCAACGCGATCGCCTTCTTCGCCGGCGACGACGCCGGCTTCGTCTCCGGCCAGGTCATGTACGTGGCCGGCGGACCCCTCAACTGA
- a CDS encoding SDR family oxidoreductase, whose protein sequence is MTVQDSGKVALITGASRGIGYGVAEALVARGDRVAITGRGEDALKEAVERLGADRVIAIPGKAHDEAHQAAAVERTMEAFGRVDYLVNNAGTNPVFGPMAEMDLNVARKVYETNVISALGFAQQTWKAWQKENGGAIVNIASVAGVSPSPFIGAYGMSKAAMINLTLQLAHEFAPVVRVNAIAPAVVKTKFAQALYDGREAEAAAAYPLGRLGVPEDIGGAAAFLTSAQSDWITGQTLVVDGGIFLNAGVG, encoded by the coding sequence ATGACGGTGCAGGACAGCGGGAAAGTCGCCCTCATCACGGGCGCCAGCCGGGGCATCGGCTACGGGGTCGCCGAGGCGCTCGTCGCGCGCGGGGACCGGGTCGCCATCACGGGACGGGGCGAGGATGCCCTCAAGGAGGCCGTGGAGCGGCTCGGCGCCGACCGGGTCATCGCCATCCCCGGCAAGGCCCACGACGAGGCCCACCAGGCGGCCGCGGTCGAGCGGACCATGGAGGCGTTCGGCCGGGTCGACTACCTGGTGAACAACGCGGGCACCAACCCGGTCTTCGGCCCCATGGCCGAGATGGACCTCAATGTGGCCCGCAAGGTCTACGAGACCAACGTGATCTCGGCGCTCGGCTTCGCCCAGCAGACCTGGAAGGCCTGGCAGAAGGAGAACGGCGGGGCGATCGTCAACATCGCCTCCGTCGCCGGGGTCTCGCCCTCGCCGTTCATCGGCGCGTACGGGATGTCCAAGGCGGCCATGATCAACCTGACGCTCCAGCTGGCGCACGAGTTCGCGCCGGTCGTCCGCGTCAACGCGATCGCGCCCGCCGTGGTCAAGACGAAGTTCGCCCAGGCGCTCTACGACGGCCGTGAGGCGGAGGCGGCCGCCGCCTATCCGCTGGGCCGGCTCGGTGTGCCCGAGGACATCGGGGGCGCCGCCGCCTTCCTGACCTCGGCGCAGTCGGACTGGATCACCGGGCAGACCCTGGTGGTCGACGGAGGAATTTTCCTCAACGCCGGTGTGGGCTGA
- a CDS encoding ABC transporter substrate-binding protein → MRNIYQTLMSFPTGSTSPEPDAADTCTFTDATSMAYRCTLKKNLKFSNGEKLDAQAVKYSIDRVVDIHFKGGPAGLLGSLDRIETKGDDTVIFHLNKSDATFPFILATPAMSLVAPGDYPKDKIRDDGKVTGSGPYLLDSYEAGVSAGLTKNPDYKGFANRKNNAVTIKYFEKSAQMVAALKAKEIDATYRGLTAEEVVGLEDKKEGNDGLQIIETTGADIRFLVFNPKDPAASKPAVRKAIAHVVDRDALVAKVYRGTAEPLYSMIPKGISGHTTSFFDTFGDPNVKKAKELLTEAGITEPVKMTFWYTTDRYGSSTQPEFEELERQLEDSGLFDITLESAPWKTFQEGFTQGEYPVFGRGWFPDFPDPDNFIAPFVGEESVTGTPYRNKEITQQLIPATRQESDRGAVSRQFERAQQILVEDVRLLPLWQGKLYVASGEDIGGGERALDPQTVMQMWELYRKASW, encoded by the coding sequence ATGCGGAACATCTACCAGACTCTGATGAGCTTCCCGACCGGCAGTACGAGCCCCGAGCCGGACGCTGCCGACACCTGCACCTTCACCGACGCCACGAGCATGGCCTACCGGTGCACGCTCAAGAAGAACCTCAAGTTCTCCAACGGCGAGAAGCTCGACGCCCAGGCCGTGAAGTACTCCATCGACCGGGTCGTGGACATCCACTTCAAGGGCGGCCCGGCCGGCCTGCTCGGCTCCCTCGACCGGATCGAGACCAAGGGTGACGACACCGTCATCTTCCACCTGAACAAGTCCGACGCCACCTTCCCGTTCATCCTCGCCACGCCTGCCATGTCGCTCGTCGCCCCCGGCGACTACCCCAAGGACAAGATCCGCGACGACGGCAAGGTCACCGGCTCCGGGCCCTACCTCCTGGACTCCTACGAGGCCGGGGTCAGCGCCGGGCTGACGAAGAACCCCGACTACAAGGGCTTCGCCAACCGGAAGAACAACGCCGTCACCATCAAGTACTTCGAGAAGTCCGCCCAGATGGTGGCCGCGCTCAAGGCCAAGGAGATCGACGCCACCTACCGCGGTCTGACCGCCGAGGAGGTCGTCGGCCTGGAGGACAAGAAGGAGGGCAACGACGGCCTCCAGATCATCGAGACCACCGGCGCGGACATCCGCTTCCTCGTCTTCAACCCCAAGGACCCGGCCGCCTCCAAGCCCGCCGTCCGCAAGGCCATCGCCCACGTCGTGGACCGCGACGCCCTGGTCGCCAAGGTCTACCGGGGCACCGCCGAGCCCCTCTACTCGATGATCCCCAAGGGCATCTCGGGCCACACCACCAGCTTCTTCGACACCTTCGGCGACCCGAACGTGAAGAAGGCGAAGGAACTTCTCACCGAGGCCGGGATCACCGAGCCGGTGAAGATGACCTTCTGGTACACCACCGACCGCTACGGCTCCTCCACCCAGCCCGAGTTCGAGGAGCTGGAGCGGCAGCTGGAGGACTCCGGGCTCTTCGACATCACGCTGGAGAGCGCACCCTGGAAGACCTTCCAGGAGGGCTTCACCCAGGGCGAGTACCCGGTCTTCGGCCGTGGCTGGTTCCCGGACTTCCCGGACCCGGACAACTTCATCGCCCCCTTCGTCGGCGAGGAGAGCGTCACCGGAACCCCGTACCGCAACAAGGAGATCACCCAGCAGCTGATCCCCGCCACGCGGCAGGAGAGCGACCGGGGTGCGGTCAGCAGGCAGTTCGAGCGGGCGCAGCAGATCCTGGTCGAGGACGTCCGGCTGCTGCCGCTCTGGCAGGGCAAGCTGTACGTCGCCTCGGGCGAGGACATCGGCGGCGGCGAGCGCGCACTGGACCCGCAGACCGTCATGCAGATGTGGGAGCTGTACCGCAAGGCCAGCTGGTAA
- a CDS encoding uracil-DNA glycosylase, translating to MTDIDLLPESWRGVLGEELQKPYVKELADFVEEERAKGPVYPPREQVFAALDATPYEKVKVLILGQDPYHGEGQGHGLCFSVRPGVKTPPSLRNIYKEMQQELGLPIPDNGYLMPWAEQGVLLLNAVLTVRAGEANSHKGKGWEKITDAVIRAVAERPDPAVFVLWGNYAQKKLPLIDEERHVVVKGAHPSPLSAKKFFGSQPFTQINEAVAAQGHQPIDWRIPNLGSAG from the coding sequence GTGACCGATATCGACCTGCTGCCCGAGTCCTGGCGCGGCGTCCTCGGCGAAGAACTGCAGAAGCCGTACGTCAAGGAGCTGGCGGACTTCGTCGAGGAGGAGCGGGCCAAGGGACCCGTCTACCCGCCCCGCGAGCAGGTCTTCGCCGCCCTGGACGCCACTCCGTACGAGAAGGTCAAGGTCCTCATCCTCGGCCAGGACCCCTACCACGGCGAGGGCCAGGGGCACGGGCTCTGCTTCTCCGTGCGGCCCGGTGTGAAGACGCCGCCCTCCCTGCGCAACATCTACAAGGAGATGCAGCAGGAGCTGGGCCTGCCCATCCCGGACAACGGCTATCTGATGCCGTGGGCCGAGCAGGGCGTCCTCCTGCTGAACGCGGTTCTCACCGTGCGCGCGGGCGAGGCCAACTCCCACAAGGGCAAGGGCTGGGAGAAGATCACCGACGCGGTGATCCGCGCCGTCGCCGAGCGGCCCGACCCCGCCGTCTTCGTGCTCTGGGGGAACTACGCCCAGAAGAAGCTCCCCCTGATCGACGAGGAGCGCCACGTCGTGGTGAAGGGCGCCCACCCCTCGCCGCTCTCCGCGAAGAAGTTCTTCGGCTCCCAGCCCTTCACCCAGATCAACGAGGCCGTCGCCGCCCAGGGGCACCAGCCGATCGACTGGCGCATCCCGAACCTCGGCTCGGCGGGCTGA
- a CDS encoding DinB family protein, whose translation MTGMTPAERSEPAIDAAERPMLEGWLDYHRETLATKCAGLTDAQLREASVPPSPFTLLGLVRHLAEVERFWFREILAGEELPDLYCTEEDPDGDFTVTESDTWAVTESVWRAEMAAARKVAAGYRLDDLSQGVGSAGKPFNLRWIYTHMIEEYARHNGHADLVRERVDGATGV comes from the coding sequence ATGACCGGCATGACTCCCGCAGAACGCTCCGAACCCGCCATCGACGCCGCCGAACGCCCCATGCTGGAAGGGTGGCTGGACTACCACCGCGAGACGCTCGCCACGAAGTGCGCGGGGCTGACGGACGCGCAACTGCGCGAGGCGTCGGTCCCGCCCTCCCCGTTCACCCTGCTCGGTCTCGTACGGCACCTGGCCGAGGTGGAGCGCTTCTGGTTCCGGGAGATACTGGCGGGCGAGGAGCTGCCGGACCTCTACTGCACGGAGGAGGACCCGGACGGGGACTTCACCGTGACGGAGTCCGACACCTGGGCCGTGACCGAGTCCGTCTGGCGGGCGGAGATGGCCGCGGCCCGGAAGGTGGCGGCCGGCTACCGGCTGGACGACCTCTCCCAGGGCGTCGGCTCGGCGGGCAAGCCGTTCAACCTGCGCTGGATCTACACGCACATGATCGAGGAGTACGCCCGGCACAACGGCCACGCGGACCTCGTACGGGAGCGCGTCGACGGCGCCACGGGCGTCTGA